The following proteins are encoded in a genomic region of Deltaproteobacteria bacterium:
- a CDS encoding TGS domain-containing protein, producing MAQVHVRLPDGSKRSYSPEATFAEVAQSIGAGLAKAALAVKANGKLLDLSQPVRVDTDLEILTSKSADGLEVIRHSTAHVLAMAVQKLWPGTQVTIGPVVDHGFYYDFKFPDDVKINDKDLERIEAEMKAIVKADLKIAREVVSRNEAVRRFEQLGENFKVELVSAIPETEDVSIYGMGQWFDLCRGPHVPTTAKVGAFKLMTVAGAYWRGDERNAQLTRIYGTAWATQKELDDYLHRLEEAKKRDHRVLGKQLGLFSFHKEAPANAFFHPAGAAVYNKLMTFMRRSNA from the coding sequence ATGGCGCAGGTGCATGTCCGTCTACCTGACGGATCTAAACGTTCTTATTCACCAGAAGCAACTTTTGCTGAGGTAGCTCAGAGCATTGGGGCCGGCCTAGCTAAGGCAGCGCTAGCTGTCAAAGCTAACGGTAAGCTGCTCGATCTATCGCAGCCAGTGCGGGTAGACACGGACCTTGAGATCTTGACCTCTAAGTCAGCCGACGGTCTCGAAGTGATCCGCCACTCCACTGCGCACGTCCTAGCTATGGCCGTGCAGAAGCTCTGGCCCGGGACGCAAGTGACCATAGGTCCAGTGGTAGATCATGGATTTTACTACGACTTTAAATTCCCCGATGACGTCAAAATTAACGACAAAGACCTGGAACGCATCGAGGCCGAGATGAAGGCCATCGTTAAAGCCGACCTCAAGATCGCTCGTGAAGTGGTGTCCCGTAACGAGGCTGTCCGCCGTTTTGAGCAGCTAGGCGAAAATTTTAAGGTCGAGCTCGTCAGCGCGATCCCGGAGACTGAGGATGTCTCCATCTACGGTATGGGTCAGTGGTTTGACCTCTGCCGTGGGCCGCACGTCCCAACCACCGCAAAGGTTGGAGCCTTCAAGCTGATGACGGTGGCTGGCGCCTACTGGCGCGGTGATGAGCGCAACGCACAGCTCACCCGCATCTACGGCACTGCTTGGGCTACACAGAAAGAGCTCGACGATTACCTGCACCGGCTGGAAGAGGCGAAAAAGCGCGACCACCGTGTACTCGGCAAGCAACTCGGTCTCTTTTCCTTCCATAAAGAAGCGCCGGCCAACGCCTTTTTCCACCCCGCAGGTGCCGCTGTCTATAACAAGCTGATGACGTTCATGCGGCGCAGCAATGC
- a CDS encoding replication-associated recombination protein A: MVRKSEGSAAPLAVRRRPERPDDVIGQEKIWGPDSPLWALVKADRFTSLLLWGPPGTGKTSLAQVIARASERDVALMSAVQHGVKEIRAQISRSEGLLAIGDKALLIFMDEIHRLNKAQQDILLPALEAGTIKFIGATTENPSFTVNNAILSRTLVFKLESLAVKDLERILVGALQGADSNLPRTDVGTDVIQAIAKAADGDARRALNLLEAVICAAPKDQGAITIESLAAVAPTLNIRYDRDADSHYDLVSAMIKSIRASQPDAAVYYMARMLAGGEDPMFIARRLVIAASEDIGNANPTAQLLAVSCMQAVHAIGMPEARIMLAQAATYLAASPKSNKAYVAINQALVDVEATGALEIPMHLRNAPTKLMREFGYGVGYVYAHDDPSGAQRLGYLPRELAHKSYYEPINSGVEAQLKANLERMKAAGRPATKT; encoded by the coding sequence ATGGTAAGAAAGTCAGAGGGTTCGGCGGCACCGCTCGCGGTGCGCCGTCGTCCCGAGCGGCCCGACGACGTCATCGGTCAGGAGAAAATTTGGGGCCCTGATTCCCCATTATGGGCTCTGGTCAAGGCCGACAGATTCACCTCCCTCCTACTCTGGGGTCCGCCTGGCACTGGGAAGACCAGCCTGGCGCAGGTCATAGCCAGAGCCTCCGAGCGAGATGTGGCGCTTATGTCGGCTGTGCAGCACGGGGTTAAGGAGATCAGGGCGCAGATATCCCGCTCCGAGGGGCTTTTAGCCATAGGCGACAAAGCCCTGCTGATTTTTATGGATGAGATCCATCGCCTCAACAAAGCCCAGCAAGATATCCTGCTACCAGCCTTGGAGGCCGGTACCATTAAGTTTATTGGCGCTACGACGGAAAACCCGTCCTTCACCGTCAATAACGCGATCTTGTCGCGCACCCTCGTGTTCAAGCTGGAGAGCCTAGCGGTCAAAGATTTGGAGCGGATTCTAGTCGGAGCTCTGCAGGGCGCTGACAGCAACCTGCCGCGAACAGATGTCGGGACCGATGTTATTCAAGCGATTGCCAAGGCCGCCGATGGCGATGCCCGGAGAGCGCTTAATCTCCTCGAGGCCGTCATCTGCGCAGCTCCCAAAGATCAGGGCGCCATCACTATCGAGAGCCTAGCGGCAGTCGCACCGACTCTGAATATCCGCTATGACCGTGATGCAGATAGTCATTACGATCTTGTGTCGGCAATGATCAAAAGTATTCGCGCTAGCCAGCCCGATGCTGCGGTGTACTACATGGCGCGGATGTTGGCGGGTGGCGAGGACCCGATGTTTATCGCCCGCCGCCTGGTGATCGCCGCCAGCGAAGACATTGGCAACGCCAACCCGACGGCACAGCTTCTGGCTGTAAGCTGTATGCAGGCAGTCCATGCCATCGGCATGCCCGAGGCCCGTATCATGCTCGCGCAGGCCGCTACCTATCTCGCTGCCTCACCCAAGAGCAACAAGGCCTACGTCGCCATCAATCAAGCTCTGGTAGATGTCGAGGCTACTGGTGCCCTGGAAATACCAATGCACCTCCGCAACGCTCCGACCAAACTCATGCGTGAATTTGGCTACGGAGTGGGGTATGTCTACGCCCACGATGATCCATCCGGGGCACAACGACTCGGCTACTTGCCGCGCGAACTTGCCCACAAAAGTTATTACGAGCCAATTAATTCCGGGGTCGAGGCGCAACTAAAAGCTAATTTAGAGCGCATGAAGGCCGCCGGCCGCCCAGCCACCAAAACTTAG
- the purH gene encoding bifunctional phosphoribosylaminoimidazolecarboxamide formyltransferase/IMP cyclohydrolase produces the protein MSSHSQQQRLALLSVTDKSGLVPFARGLVELGIGLLSTGGTAKLLREHGLPVTDVAEFTGSPEILGGRVKTLHPKVHGGILFDRGQSAHVAEAAKHGIKGIDLIVVNLYQFAAEAIAKKLPLEDAIEHIDIGGPTMLRAAAKNWRFTLPVIDPSDYDAVLAALGKGEVPKELRLKLAVKTFATIAAYDHSIASYLGQGGTSETSNADTESKATLPVHLKLRQPLRYGENPHQAAGLYADEALPAVGFAAVELLGGKELSYNNILDLDAATALAAEFSDPACVIIKHTNPCGCATSATAALAEIFRRALSCDPKSAFGGIIALNRPVDAATATAVTSLFTECVAAPDFSPEALEILRKKPNLRILRAAFARQGSRISRAQLKSVYGAMLVQSEDTGSFDPAKWQSVTTTKPHASTMSDLQFAMIVAKHVKSNAIVFAKDGVTVAIGAGQMSRIDSANIAVAKAEAEGRSVKGSVLASDAFFPFSDTVEFAASHGVAAIVQPGGSKRDQDSIDEANKHGIAMVFTGERHFRH, from the coding sequence ATGTCGTCACATTCCCAGCAGCAGCGCCTCGCCCTACTCTCAGTCACCGATAAGTCGGGACTGGTACCGTTTGCCCGTGGCTTAGTCGAACTCGGTATAGGACTTCTTTCGACCGGTGGTACGGCCAAACTCCTGCGGGAGCATGGTTTGCCGGTGACGGATGTAGCGGAATTTACCGGCAGTCCTGAGATCCTTGGTGGCCGCGTCAAGACTCTGCATCCAAAAGTGCATGGTGGGATTTTGTTTGATAGAGGGCAAAGCGCTCACGTGGCTGAGGCGGCCAAGCATGGGATTAAAGGTATCGATCTGATCGTCGTAAACCTCTATCAGTTTGCTGCTGAGGCCATCGCCAAAAAGCTGCCTCTCGAAGATGCTATTGAACACATCGACATCGGTGGCCCAACGATGCTTCGGGCAGCGGCCAAGAACTGGCGCTTTACGCTGCCGGTCATTGACCCTTCCGATTACGACGCGGTGCTTGCCGCACTCGGCAAGGGCGAGGTTCCTAAAGAGCTGCGGCTGAAGTTGGCGGTCAAGACCTTTGCCACAATCGCAGCATACGATCACTCGATTGCTAGCTACCTCGGGCAGGGCGGCACCAGTGAGACGAGCAACGCAGACACCGAGAGCAAGGCAACGCTCCCCGTGCATCTCAAGCTGCGTCAGCCGCTCCGGTACGGCGAGAATCCGCACCAGGCTGCTGGGCTCTACGCCGATGAGGCGCTGCCGGCCGTGGGATTCGCAGCAGTGGAACTGCTGGGCGGCAAAGAACTTTCTTACAATAATATTCTGGATCTCGATGCCGCAACGGCGCTGGCCGCTGAGTTTAGCGACCCAGCCTGCGTGATCATCAAGCACACCAATCCTTGCGGATGTGCCACCAGCGCAACGGCCGCGTTGGCCGAAATCTTCCGGCGTGCCCTGAGCTGCGATCCCAAGTCGGCCTTTGGTGGCATCATCGCCCTCAACCGTCCAGTTGATGCCGCAACGGCTACGGCAGTGACCAGTCTATTCACTGAGTGCGTAGCCGCGCCAGACTTTAGTCCCGAGGCACTCGAAATTTTGCGCAAAAAACCAAACCTCCGCATCCTTCGTGCCGCCTTTGCACGGCAGGGCAGCCGGATTTCTCGCGCGCAGCTGAAATCTGTTTACGGAGCTATGCTGGTGCAGTCTGAAGATACTGGCAGCTTCGATCCCGCCAAGTGGCAGTCGGTGACGACCACTAAGCCGCATGCCTCGACCATGTCTGATCTGCAGTTTGCGATGATTGTCGCCAAACACGTGAAGTCGAATGCTATTGTGTTTGCTAAGGATGGTGTGACGGTTGCTATTGGGGCTGGTCAAATGAGCCGCATTGACTCAGCCAATATTGCTGTCGCTAAAGCCGAAGCTGAAGGCCGCAGCGTTAAGGGTAGCGTGCTCGCCAGCGATGCCTTTTTTCCCTTCAGTGACACGGTAGAATTTGCCGCCAGTCACGGGGTCGCTGCGATTGTCCAACCAGGCGGGTCCAAGCGCGATCAAGACTCAATCGATGAGGCAAACAAGCACGGCATCGCCATGGTGTTTACCGGCGAAAGACACTTCCGCCACTAA
- a CDS encoding (d)CMP kinase has translation MSQHRPKIVAVDGPAGSGKSSICDAVSHRLGWTYINTGALYRAVGLLALGRGIDLNDSVRIAAMVDEIAPGLTWRGDDRTLWFEGRNLSLAMNSEQAGYAASKVAKQAAVRDCLLPVQRQLTLSAPAGALVDGRDIGTVVFPDADLKIFVTASLEERSRRRLQQLGSDAEVQSIEDIRAGIAKRDERDQGRDTAPLKQADDAVVLDTSDLSMEDSILAMIRLLKGRGLVD, from the coding sequence TTGAGTCAGCACAGACCGAAAATAGTCGCGGTTGATGGGCCAGCAGGGTCCGGTAAGAGCAGCATCTGTGACGCGGTAAGTCACCGACTCGGCTGGACCTACATCAATACCGGTGCCTTGTACCGGGCCGTAGGGTTACTTGCTCTCGGGCGCGGCATCGATCTCAACGACAGTGTGCGCATTGCCGCAATGGTTGATGAAATTGCTCCCGGTCTTACCTGGCGCGGCGATGACCGGACTCTTTGGTTTGAAGGGCGTAACCTGAGCCTGGCCATGAACTCTGAGCAAGCTGGCTACGCCGCCAGCAAGGTGGCCAAGCAGGCGGCGGTCCGAGACTGCCTTTTACCAGTCCAGCGGCAGTTGACTTTGTCGGCTCCCGCAGGGGCATTAGTCGACGGCCGTGACATTGGCACCGTAGTATTTCCGGATGCAGACCTTAAGATCTTCGTCACAGCGAGCTTGGAGGAGCGCTCACGTCGGCGTCTCCAACAACTCGGCTCAGACGCCGAGGTGCAGTCCATTGAGGACATTCGAGCCGGGATCGCCAAGCGTGACGAACGCGATCAGGGGCGCGACACCGCACCGCTCAAGCAAGCCGACGACGCCGTCGTGCTTGATACGAGTGACTTGTCGATGGAAGATTCGATCTTGGCCATGATCCGCTTGCTCAAAGGACGTGGTTTAGTCGATTGA
- the aroA gene encoding 3-phosphoshikimate 1-carboxyvinyltransferase produces MTGGKCSVMSSKRTPQLVTVRPWDDGRAWSLQSEILCPPDKSVTHRSVMLAAMARGESEIVYPLMGADCRSTMAVFRALGVTIEGDTGGSAGATVRVSSPGWDGWRSPLTPLDYGNSGTTARLLTGLFAATPGLFVSCFGDASLSTRPMGRVVTPLRAMGAKILGRDDGRLLPMAVYGQPLKAANHTVDKATAQVKSALILAGLNCEGQTQVTLPGGSRDHTERMLAALGAPIAVTKQGPNETVTVTGPFRPAARRHLVPGDPSSAAFFAVLAVLSSGTLVIKGVLDNDTRTGFVTLLEQMGAKFERRRLVDRPGYLEPVMDLVVHGARELKAIETDPAAAPTFIDEVPILAVAAMFASGKSRLRGLGELRVKESDRLSKVVELLTVAGARVWTEGDDLLIEGPTEQVQPFVFDPAEDHRLAMAASILAKFAHAPCRIADPQCVAVSFPDFFEVLASLG; encoded by the coding sequence ATGACGGGCGGAAAGTGCTCAGTGATGTCCAGTAAGCGCACCCCACAACTGGTCACGGTGCGGCCTTGGGATGACGGGCGGGCCTGGTCTCTCCAGAGCGAGATTCTGTGTCCGCCGGACAAGTCGGTGACCCATCGCTCAGTAATGCTGGCGGCGATGGCTAGGGGTGAGAGCGAAATTGTCTACCCGCTGATGGGCGCCGACTGTCGCTCCACAATGGCTGTGTTCCGCGCTTTGGGTGTGACCATCGAGGGCGACACTGGGGGTAGCGCCGGTGCTACTGTGCGCGTCAGCTCCCCAGGCTGGGACGGTTGGCGCTCGCCGCTGACACCTCTTGATTACGGTAACAGCGGGACGACGGCCCGCCTCTTGACAGGGCTTTTTGCAGCGACCCCAGGCTTATTCGTCTCATGTTTTGGCGACGCTAGTTTGAGCACCAGGCCCATGGGACGTGTAGTAACACCGCTGCGCGCCATGGGAGCCAAAATTCTGGGGCGTGATGACGGCCGCCTTTTGCCTATGGCCGTGTATGGTCAACCACTGAAGGCCGCCAATCACACGGTCGATAAGGCCACGGCGCAGGTCAAATCGGCTCTGATCCTGGCTGGCCTCAACTGTGAGGGGCAGACTCAGGTCACTTTACCTGGTGGCAGCCGAGATCACACTGAGCGCATGCTAGCAGCCCTAGGAGCCCCGATTGCTGTCACGAAGCAAGGGCCTAATGAAACGGTAACGGTCACAGGCCCATTCAGACCGGCGGCGCGCCGTCATTTGGTTCCCGGTGACCCCTCCTCCGCAGCGTTTTTTGCCGTACTGGCGGTCCTCAGCAGTGGCACTCTGGTGATCAAGGGCGTCTTGGATAACGACACCCGCACTGGCTTCGTTACGCTGTTGGAACAGATGGGCGCTAAGTTCGAACGCCGTCGTCTTGTCGATCGTCCCGGTTACCTTGAACCGGTGATGGACCTGGTCGTCCACGGCGCGCGTGAGCTGAAGGCAATCGAGACCGATCCAGCTGCGGCTCCCACGTTTATTGACGAGGTACCAATTTTAGCCGTGGCAGCCATGTTTGCATCCGGCAAGTCGCGACTACGCGGGCTTGGTGAACTACGCGTCAAAGAATCCGACCGTCTATCTAAAGTCGTCGAGCTCCTGACCGTTGCTGGCGCCCGAGTCTGGACGGAGGGTGATGACCTCCTTATCGAGGGGCCCACAGAGCAGGTTCAGCCTTTTGTCTTCGACCCTGCTGAAGACCATCGCCTGGCCATGGCAGCTTCCATACTGGCTAAATTTGCTCACGCTCCCTGTCGCATTGCCGACCCCCAGTGTGTGGCTGTAAGTTTCCCGGATTTCTTTGAAGTTTTGGCCAGCCTAGGTTAG
- a CDS encoding acetyl-CoA carboxylase carboxyltransferase subunit alpha — protein sequence MEYIPLEKPIADLENRIDELRRMATVQSVNLDGEIRDLEDQAHKLRREMFTRLTAYETTQLSRHPRRPNTLELISALCSDFVELHGDRNFFDDPAIVAGLATFEGKSIVVIGHQKGRGTKDNIYRNFGMPRPEGYRKALRIMNMAERFGLPILTFIDTPGAYPGIGAEERGQSEAIAKNIMIMSTLKVPIITIVVGEGGSGGALALGVANKVHMLRYAIYSVISPEGCASILMKDASNAAAAAEALRLTATNAADLGVIDSIIEEPEGGAHRSIEVTARNIRAQIIADLAELGRKSGPELREHRMQKFMNLGFVDDGRKVLSDVQ from the coding sequence ATGGAATACATTCCTCTAGAGAAGCCGATTGCCGATCTTGAAAACCGTATAGACGAGCTCCGTCGCATGGCCACGGTACAGTCCGTCAACCTCGATGGTGAGATTCGTGACCTCGAGGATCAGGCGCACAAGTTGCGCCGTGAGATGTTCACACGTCTGACAGCGTACGAAACGACGCAGCTGTCGAGGCACCCACGGCGCCCAAACACCCTCGAGCTTATCAGCGCTCTGTGCTCAGACTTTGTCGAATTGCACGGCGACCGTAACTTTTTCGACGATCCAGCCATCGTTGCTGGCCTTGCCACTTTTGAAGGTAAGTCGATCGTCGTGATCGGCCATCAAAAGGGTCGCGGCACCAAGGACAACATCTACCGCAATTTTGGCATGCCACGCCCCGAGGGGTACCGCAAAGCGCTCCGCATCATGAATATGGCGGAACGCTTTGGGCTACCGATCCTCACCTTTATTGATACCCCAGGTGCGTATCCGGGTATTGGCGCTGAGGAACGTGGCCAATCTGAGGCGATTGCCAAAAACATCATGATCATGTCGACCCTTAAGGTACCCATCATCACGATTGTCGTCGGTGAGGGTGGTAGTGGTGGTGCTCTTGCCCTTGGTGTCGCCAACAAAGTGCACATGCTGCGCTACGCGATCTACTCCGTGATCTCGCCCGAAGGCTGCGCCTCGATATTGATGAAGGACGCATCCAACGCGGCAGCGGCGGCTGAAGCCTTGAGGCTAACCGCTACAAATGCTGCAGATCTAGGAGTCATCGACTCGATCATTGAAGAGCCAGAGGGTGGCGCTCACCGCAGTATCGAGGTGACAGCCCGAAACATCCGCGCGCAAATCATCGCTGACCTAGCAGAACTCGGGCGTAAATCTGGGCCAGAGCTACGGGAGCACAGGATGCAGAAGTTCATGAATCTTGGCTTTGTCGATGACGGGCGGAAAGTGCTCAGTGATGTCCAGTAA
- a CDS encoding integration host factor subunit beta, which produces MVKSELIESLAERADITLAKAEEIVDLFFDAVGDTLCAGHRVEIRGFGAFTVREYKAYEGRNPKTGERITVPPKRLPFWKTGMELKQRVDSAFPPTPVKSGR; this is translated from the coding sequence ATGGTCAAGTCAGAGTTGATCGAAAGTTTGGCGGAACGAGCTGATATCACCTTGGCCAAGGCTGAGGAAATTGTCGACCTGTTTTTTGACGCCGTCGGCGACACCCTTTGCGCCGGCCACCGCGTTGAGATCAGGGGCTTTGGCGCCTTCACCGTGCGCGAATACAAAGCGTACGAAGGTCGTAACCCCAAGACCGGTGAGCGGATCACGGTCCCACCGAAACGTCTGCCGTTTTGGAAGACCGGGATGGAGCTGAAGCAGCGTGTGGACTCAGCATTTCCACCCACGCCGGTAAAATCTGGTCGTTAA